The following are encoded together in the Corticium candelabrum chromosome 1, ooCorCand1.1, whole genome shotgun sequence genome:
- the LOC134179012 gene encoding thymidylate synthase-like isoform X1: MLATSRATEDTKVTSTSQLPCRHEEQQYLDLIRNIMDHGNRKADRTRVGTHSIFGAQMRFSLRNTFPLLTTKRVFWRGVVEELVWFIRGSTNAKELSDRNVKIWDANGSRDFLDCLGMKDREEGDLGPIYGFQWRHFGAEYKDMYADYKDQGVDQLTEVIKKIKANPDDRRIIMVAWNPIDIPLMALPPCHALCQFYVSDGELSCQMYQRSADMVCCNQIYSTVYIHVLTTAQGLGVPFNIASYSLLTCMIAHVCDLKPGDFVHTLGDAHVYLNHFDALGEQLTREPRPFPTLHIKRKVTDINNFQYEDFLLENYHPYPKISMKMAV; encoded by the exons ATGTTGGCTACAAGCAGAGCAACCGAAGATACTAAGGTTACATCAACCTCGCAGCTGCCTTGCAGGCACGAAGAACAGCAGTATCTCGATCTCATTCGCAACATTATGGATCACGGCAACAGGAAAGCTGATCGCACGAGAGTAGGAACGCACTCTATTTTTGGTGCACAAATGAGGTTCAGCCTTCGGAACACCTTTCCCCTTCTGACAACAAAACGAGTGTTTTGGAGGGGCGTGGTCGAAGAGCTGGTTTGGTTTATTCGAGGAAGTACCAATGCAAAAGAGCTCAGCGATAGAAACGTTAAAATATGGGATGCTAACGGATCTCGGGATTTTCTAGATTGTTTAGGAATGAAGGACAGGGAGGAAGGAGATTTGGGCCCAATTTATGGCTTTCAGTGGAGACACTTTGGTGCAGAGTATAAGGATATGTATGCTGATTATAAGGACCAAGGCGTGGACCAATTGACTGAGGTCATAAAGAAGATTAAGGCTAATCCTGACGACAGAAGAATTATAATGGTAGCTTGGAATCCAATAG ACATTCCTTTGATGGCATTACCTCCTTGCCATGCACTCTGTCAGTTCTATGTCAGTGATGGAGAGCTATCTTGTCAAATGTATCAAAGATCGGCTGACATGGTATGTTGCAACCAGATTtatagtacagtatatatacatgtacttacCACTGCACAGGGATTAGGTGTTCCATTCAACATCGCCAGCTACTCCTTACTGACGTGCATGATAGCTCACGTGTGTGATCTCAAG ccAGGTGACTTTGTGCACACACTGGGTGATGCCCACGTGTATCTGAATCATTTTGATGCTCTTGGAGAACAG CTGACAAGAGAACCAAGACCTTTCCCAACTTTGCACATCAAGAGGAAAGTTACCGACATAAATAATTTCCAGTACGAGGACTTCCTCTTGGAGAACTACCATCCATATCCAAAGATCAGTATGAAAATGGCAGTGTGA
- the LOC134179012 gene encoding thymidylate synthase-like isoform X2: MLATSRATEDTKVTSTSQLPCRHEEQQYLDLIRNIMDHGNRKADRTRVGTHSIFGAQMRFSLRNTFPLLTTKRVFWRGVVEELVWFIRGSTNAKELSDRNVKIWDANGSRDFLDCLGMKDREEGDLGPIYGFQWRHFGAEYKDMYADYKDQGVDQLTEVIKKIKANPDDRRIIMVAWNPIDIPLMALPPCHALCQFYVSDGELSCQMYQRSADMGLGVPFNIASYSLLTCMIAHVCDLKPGDFVHTLGDAHVYLNHFDALGEQLTREPRPFPTLHIKRKVTDINNFQYEDFLLENYHPYPKISMKMAV; this comes from the exons ATGTTGGCTACAAGCAGAGCAACCGAAGATACTAAGGTTACATCAACCTCGCAGCTGCCTTGCAGGCACGAAGAACAGCAGTATCTCGATCTCATTCGCAACATTATGGATCACGGCAACAGGAAAGCTGATCGCACGAGAGTAGGAACGCACTCTATTTTTGGTGCACAAATGAGGTTCAGCCTTCGGAACACCTTTCCCCTTCTGACAACAAAACGAGTGTTTTGGAGGGGCGTGGTCGAAGAGCTGGTTTGGTTTATTCGAGGAAGTACCAATGCAAAAGAGCTCAGCGATAGAAACGTTAAAATATGGGATGCTAACGGATCTCGGGATTTTCTAGATTGTTTAGGAATGAAGGACAGGGAGGAAGGAGATTTGGGCCCAATTTATGGCTTTCAGTGGAGACACTTTGGTGCAGAGTATAAGGATATGTATGCTGATTATAAGGACCAAGGCGTGGACCAATTGACTGAGGTCATAAAGAAGATTAAGGCTAATCCTGACGACAGAAGAATTATAATGGTAGCTTGGAATCCAATAG ACATTCCTTTGATGGCATTACCTCCTTGCCATGCACTCTGTCAGTTCTATGTCAGTGATGGAGAGCTATCTTGTCAAATGTATCAAAGATCGGCTGACATG GGATTAGGTGTTCCATTCAACATCGCCAGCTACTCCTTACTGACGTGCATGATAGCTCACGTGTGTGATCTCAAG ccAGGTGACTTTGTGCACACACTGGGTGATGCCCACGTGTATCTGAATCATTTTGATGCTCTTGGAGAACAG CTGACAAGAGAACCAAGACCTTTCCCAACTTTGCACATCAAGAGGAAAGTTACCGACATAAATAATTTCCAGTACGAGGACTTCCTCTTGGAGAACTACCATCCATATCCAAAGATCAGTATGAAAATGGCAGTGTGA